Part of the Candidatus Zixiibacteriota bacterium genome is shown below.
GTCTTGTCATTGCATGGTAGAGACAGCGCTACCCCTACTGCTCGGTCAGTCGCGCCAGAGGCGGACTGACCGTAGAGAAAAGGGATAGGGGAGCAACCCCTATCCCAAGCAATGAGGGATGCCTTTACCCTGTTTTTATTTGATCTCTATCTCCTGTTTAATCCCTTTCAGTGCGTTAGAGACAATCTCTAAATCTCTCTGGAATTTTTCATCCTCCGGACTTTTCTCCATTGCTTTTTTCATGAATGCTTGCGCTTTGGCATATTCCCCTTTCCTGAAATATACCCATCCCTGAGTATCGTAAATGATCTCCGGGTGAGATGGCTTCAAAGACAGAGCTTTCTCACAGAAGACCAATGCCCGGTTGAGGCTTTGGTTCTTTCTGACCATCTCCCAGGCAGATCTCTGGAGCAAATCAGCTATTTTATCCTTCTGGGTTGAGTCAGGTCCCCAAGCTATAATCGAATCTATTTTTATCATTGCTTCATCCGCCCTATTTAATCTGAGACCGGCAGTGGCTAAAAGTAATTCGAGAGAACCCTTTTCCTCTTTTTTAATATTCGACATTTTCAATACCTTTCCCCCTTTTTCTAACACCCGATCATATTTTCCTCGAAGCAGGTCAAGCTGAATTAAATTGATCCGGGATGTGACCAAGGAAGAGTCCATCTCTATACTTCTTTCGAACTCTTTCTCTGCCAGATCAAATTTTCCCTGGCTGGCATATGCTTCACCTAAAAAATTATGATTCATGCCTGAACCATTCATCCTGACAGCTTTTTTATATTCTTCTTCTGCCTGTTCAAATTTACCGCTCCTGTTAAGAAGTAATCCTTTCCATTCGTGTATGTTCCCATAATCCGGAGCAAGGTTTTGGAGCTTAGCAAACCAGTCCTTTGATTCAGAATATCTCTGCAGTTCTAAGTTCAGACAACCCAGCAAAAATATCGCCTCCAGACAATATGGATTTTTATTATATGCCTGTTTAAGCTCTGGAATAGCTTTCACTTTACTCCCGGTATTAATGTAAGCTTGAGCCCTGGCTAAATATATATTGGCTGAATACCCCTTTATCTGCCAGATGCCGAAGATGGCAGTAAAAGTCGCAATCATAACATAAAGTATGACTTTCAATCCTCCTGGTAACTTTTTTGACGACAAGACATTCGACTCATTTCCCTCAGTTTTTTCAGAATATGAGATCAAAGCCATTAATAAAGAAATAGATAGCCAGAAGAAGAAATCGGGCCCAGTCCACCTCAAGCTGACGCAAACTAAACCCTGCACCAAACCCGCGCTTATTCCGGTGAGAAGTCCCGTAGCTATAATTCTTTGCTTAATCTCAGCTTTTGAGTAGATGAACTTGAGAGCCAGATAAAATACTCCAGATATAATCCAGAGAAAAAGCACCAGTCCGATTATTCCTGATTCTGACCAGATTTCCAGATACTCATTCTCCGCATGCAGAAGATTCCCGATAGGGACAAGTTTATAGAAATCCGGAAAAGTATACTGAGGAAAATAAATCTGAAAAGTCCCCAGTTCTGTCCCAAAAAAGAAATTGTGGCGGATAAG
Proteins encoded:
- a CDS encoding O-antigen ligase family protein encodes the protein MRYPILVFCGYALLSLLFSQYKYASFSGFLRIISFFLLYLLVVNLVSDFKRVSYLVKAVIISTALVSLIGLLQVLGISFTAWIPAFPSRISSTFGNPNFLGSFLAITLPLTAVFFLTSANRKKLVYLAIFLLGLVGLLLTRSRGAITASILSFLLLSGTIVFGRSRDFIEKRKSFALLGLLVVAVLVLFILVDSGAESITKRFSETSPGEGSMFYRLKIWESTLNLIRHNFFFGTELGTFQIYFPQYTFPDFYKLVPIGNLLHAENEYLEIWSESGIIGLVLFLWIISGVFYLALKFIYSKAEIKQRIIATGLLTGISAGLVQGLVCVSLRWTGPDFFFWLSISLLMALISYSEKTEGNESNVLSSKKLPGGLKVILYVMIATFTAIFGIWQIKGYSANIYLARAQAYINTGSKVKAIPELKQAYNKNPYCLEAIFLLGCLNLELQRYSESKDWFAKLQNLAPDYGNIHEWKGLLLNRSGKFEQAEEEYKKAVRMNGSGMNHNFLGEAYASQGKFDLAEKEFERSIEMDSSLVTSRINLIQLDLLRGKYDRVLEKGGKVLKMSNIKKEEKGSLELLLATAGLRLNRADEAMIKIDSIIAWGPDSTQKDKIADLLQRSAWEMVRKNQSLNRALVFCEKALSLKPSHPEIIYDTQGWVYFRKGEYAKAQAFMKKAMEKSPEDEKFQRDLEIVSNALKGIKQEIEIK